The DNA window CGAAATTTTGGTCACGACGGCCATTATCGGGGTCATAAGTACTGGCGTATACTCCGTGTTCAATGTTCACAACAGGATGGCCGCCAAACAGGAAGAAACGACACTGATGCAGCAGGAGCTTTTAGCCGTAACAAGTCAGATTGCAGACGATATTCGCATGTGCGGATATTCAAGTGCAGGCGGCACTGGTTTCGGATTTGCTCATCGTCCCAATGCCAACAACCCGGACTACAGCCGTATAACAGATGCAAATAGAATTTACTGTACTCTAGATGGCAATCATAATGGGACACTTGATGAAAGCGGGTCTAACAGCTCTCTTGACCATGTTGGCTACGGTCTGAATATCAACGGCGCGGGAAACCCAAGTTTAGAACCTGAACATCGTAATGTCGTCAAAAAGTATGATACAGGCGCCATACACTGGCAACCAATCGCGACAAACATCAGCAGCTTGAAATTTGACTATTATGACGCAACCGGCAACCCAATCATCACTCCCAGCGCAAACCTTAACAAAATCCGTAGCGTCCAAATCAGTGTGACCGCTGTTCCTTCTCCGGAACGCGCCGGGTTGGGCATTGGCAGCCGTACGATTGTCACGCGCGTCTGGTGCCGTAACCTCGGCATATAGGAGAGACTATGGGCTCCAAGCATCGCAAACAGCACATTCAAAATGGGTTCACGCTGGTCGAGGTTTTGGTTGCCTCGGCCATTCTGGCTATTGGACTTCTCGGCACGGCAACCATGATTTCCCGCTCCACCATCCAGGACGCCCGCGCCTACTATACAAGCCGCGCCAGCGTTATGATCGAGGATTTTTTTGAAGACATGACTCGAAGCCAATACAGCGCCCAAAATTTCAAAAATATGACTGGCGTCTCCTTCAATCCCACTCTTGATGGTATTGCTTTTAACATGAATTGTACGCTGAAAAATGATACACCAATGGAAAAATGCAAGGAAATGACTTGCATTTTATCCTGGAACAACAAAGGATTACAGTCGAGTACACAATATGTCTACGTCTATACACCCAAATACTAAGGCCATAACACAGCAATCAGGCTCGGCTTTGGTCATATCCATGATCGTGCTGGCCATCCTTGGTGCTATCGCCTACGCCTCGTTGGATGTGGCGGACCTCAATATCATTATTTCCGCCAATGACCGCGACACCAAGGAAGCGTTCTTCCACGCAGACTCCGGCGTCAATATTGGGCATGAATTTTTGGAAGAAGCCATTGATATCGCAAATTCCACTTTTTACAGCGATGGCACGCATGCCGATGCTCGAACATGGCGCAACAGTACAGATTTCAACGCCACGCACTTCCCGGCAACATGGTATACCAATGGAACACTGACCACATATGTCCGCTCGGGCGCCCTTGACGCAGACTGGGCTCGGGGCTCGGCCATGCAAATTGGCGCGGGGTATGAAGGCGTCGGCAAGGGAGCGGCGAGCGGCGGCACGATTGGCATCTACCTCATCCGCGCCCACCGCGAAGGACGCAGGAATAGCGTGGCCGAAGTCGATTTGGGGTGGAGACACATCAACTACTGAAACGCTTGAGATAATACAAAAAATTTCCGGAGGCCCCATGCGCAGACTTTTTCTTACCAGCATCATCGTATTCCTACTGACAGGGCTAGCGTGGTGCCAAGAAATGGCCACAGAAGAAACCAACCCGTGCAACGGAACCTGGGTCTTGCAGCATAGGGGGAATTGGATAGTAACCCGTCAGGAAGACGGACTCTCTCACGTAATTTCCACTGATGCCGTGATTCTTGACTGTGGTGAAACGCCTGGAACTCTTCAAGAGCACATGGACAACGCGAAGGCCGTGGTCCGGTGTACGAATTCTTCAGAACAAGACGGGGGCTTCCATGTCTATGAAATTCAGATCATTTGCGAATAGAGCATTTTTCGTATTTCTCCTCTTTTTTTGCATAGTATTGCCGCAAACAGCATTGGCATATAAAGCTACTGATTTCAAATGGATACCCCCTTTTTTGGCCAGGGATGAAAAACCTTCCATCATCATCATTCTGGACAACTCAGGCAGCATGCTTGGCCGTGCATATTCTGGAACTTTCGATTCGCAAAAAGAGTATTACGGATATTTCGACCCCAGAACATACTATACATACAGCTCTACAAATTATTTCCAACCGAACAACGCTACTGGGAAATGGAACGGAAACTGGCTCAACTGGGCAACAATGCACCGCTGCGATGTCGCCAGGAAAGTTCTCGGAGGCGGAAACTATATAAACGGTTACTATTTGATCGAAAATCAAGATTCTTCAAACAGAGTCTCTTCGTTTGACTATCTTGATACAGCAGTTGTCGATCTGAACGGCGCTACAAAGAAAATGACGCCGTATTATTATCTTCGAGACATAGACCATATCACAAGCTCTCAACAATTAGAGATGACGACAAGAGACTCAAAATATGGATATGAAACATATAGAAAAACTACAATGCGTGTGCAAGGGCCACAAAAAAATGGCGTCTTGCACGCATTCAAAGACAAATCGCGCATGGCTCTTTTTGTTTATGACAACAATCAAGGGGCAAGAATTCAGCATTACATGAGCGAGGATGTCACAACCCTCAATTCACTTATCAACACCGTCAACACAGTAGACCCGACAACATGGACGCCTCTGGCTGAATCTCTCTTCACTGTTTACGGATATATCATGCAGTCAAGCACGGGTGGGGATTACGGTCCGAGATATCTTTACGATACAAGCTACAAAACATCGACAACAAATGATCCATATTACTTCCCGGTGCTCAAGGAAAAGGTATATTGCACAAAACAGAACGTCATCCTCATCACTGACGGCGAAAGCACTCAAGACACATATATCCCAAGCACATTCTCCGGAGAAAAAATCGCCAAGCGCATTGTCGACCCTCGGATAGATTATGCATCCTATGGCACTTCGTATTTGGTAGACGTTGCCCACTGGGGTCAAACTACCGATTTACGCTCCGATCTGGAAGGATTTCAAAACGTTGATTTTTACGCTGTCTTTGCCTTTGGTAAGGGAAGCACTCTCTTGCGGGACGCGGCGCGTTACGGAAGATTCCTTGATTCCAATGACAACGACCTACCCGACCTTCAAAAAGAATACGACGTGGATGAAGATGGAATACCCGACAATTATTTCGAGGCTGAATCTGGTCAAGAGCTTGAAGCATCCATTACCCAGGCCTTTCAACTGGCCACGGCCAGCATCGCCTCGGGCACGGCCGCGGCCGTAACATCCCAAACCCGGAGTGGCGAGGGTGCAATCTATCAGTCCCTCTTTTTTCCGCCGACCGAATCGGAACAGATCGCCCCGCACTGGTCGGGTCAAGTCCATGCCTACCTACTCGACGCTCTTGGCAACATGCGCGAAGACACCAACGGCAACAAAAAACTCGACCCTGACACAGACAAAGTCATACAGTTCGATGGAGAACTCATTTACGCGCACACAGACGCCAATGGGGACTCTGTAATCAGCGAAGATGAAAAAAACGCAACCTCGCTTGCTTCCGTCAACGACATCAACTTTCTGTGGTCAACAAGCGATTGGCTCAACACCCTCACCGATGGGCAAGCCATTTCCCAGCGCATCAGCTATGAAACGGTCGCTTCAAACCGATATATTTTTACCTTTGTTGATAAAAATAAGGATATGATCGCGGACAACGCGACTGGTGAAATCCAAAACTTCGTCCTGAATAGCGCTCCGACCGACTTGAATTCAACGGAATATTTCCACAACTACCTGACTCTTTACGAGGCAAATTCGGGGAAGATCGATCTGGCTTCAGACAGCCCGATAAACATCCTACGGAACGATGATCCCGCTGCGTTTGCCACACTCCTGGGCACCCTGGCCCAACGGCAGGTCGAATTCATCCGCGGCAAGGACGTTGGCAACGCCACAGTTTCGGGCATCACGGATACTGTTCGCAGCCGAACGCTTAACGGCAATCCCTGGCGACTTGGCGATATCATTTACTCATCACCGACCATTGTCGACAAGCCGGCAGAAAACTATCACCTGATCTACCAAGACAAAACCTACGAAGGGTTTTATAAAAAGTACACTCATCGCAGACAAATGGTCTACACAGGTGCCAATGACGGCATGCTCCACGCCTTTAATGGTGGGTTTTACAACCGAACTCAAAAAACCTTCCTTGCCTCTCTCAATGGAGAAAGCGCCTTCCCTCTGGGCATGGAGCTTTGGGCCTATGTGCCCTACAACCTGCTACCACACCTTAAATGGCTCATGAACCCCGAATACGGGGAAAACCTTCATATCGCATACATGGATCTGAAACCCCGCGTCTTCGACGCCAGGGTGTTCTTTGAGTCCGATGGGATCACCCCCAGCAATAACGCCACGCACCCTGATGGATGGGGAACCATCCTTGTGGCCGGTATGCGTCTTGGCGGCGCCAAAATCGAAGTCGACATCGACAAAGCCGATGGCAATGCCTTTAACTCAAACATCGACCGCACCCTGACCTCGGCCTATGTCATCATGGACATCACCAATCCGGAGCAAGCCCCGACCTTGCTTGGCGAAATCA is part of the Spartobacteria bacterium genome and encodes:
- the pilV gene encoding type IV pilus modification protein PilV, producing MGSKHRKQHIQNGFTLVEVLVASAILAIGLLGTATMISRSTIQDARAYYTSRASVMIEDFFEDMTRSQYSAQNFKNMTGVSFNPTLDGIAFNMNCTLKNDTPMEKCKEMTCILSWNNKGLQSSTQYVYVYTPKY